The Sagittula stellata E-37 sequence CACGATCTGGTCCAGCGTGGTCAGCAGGGGCGTGCCGTCCGCGGTCGAGCCGAAGAGGCCGAGCGCCGGGATCGGGTTGCCGGTCAGTTGCAGCGAGATGAAGATCGCCGGGATGGTGTAGGCGAGGATCAGAACGACGTACTGCGCGACCTGCGTGTAGGTCACGCCCTTCATGCCACCGAACACCGCGTAGGCGAACACGATCACCGCGCCGATCAGCAGGCCGGTGGTGGTGTCGACTTCGAGGAAGCGGCCGAAGGCCACGCCGACGCCGGTCATCTGTCCGATCACGTAGGTGATGGACGCGATGATCAGGCACAGCACCGCGACAAGGCGCGCGGTCCGCGAATAGAAGCGGTCGCCGATGAACTCGGACACGGTGAACTTGCCGAACTTGCGCAGGTAGGGCGCGAGCAGCAGCGCCAGCAACACGTAGCCGCCGGTCCAGCCCATCAGGAAGGCGGAGTTGTCGTAGCCGGTGAAGGCGATGAGGCCCGCCATCGACAGGAACGACGCCGCCGACATCCAGTCCGCCGCGGTGGCCATGCCGTTGGTGACCGGGTGCACGCCGCGGCCCGCGGCGTAGAATTCCGACGTGGAGCCCGCACGGGCCCAGATCGCGATGCCGATGTAGAGCGCGAAGGACGCGCCGACGAACAGCAGGTTGATGGTAAACTGATCCATGGCTCTTATTCCTCGTCCACGCCGAATTCTTTATCGAGCTTGTTCATCCGCCAGGCGTAGAAGAAGATCAGCGCCAGGAAGACCAGGATCGATCCCTGCTGGGCAAACCAGAAGCCCAGGTCGGTCCCGCCCACGGCGATGCCGGACAGCATCGGGCGCAGCAGGATGCCGAAACCGAAGCTGCACAGCGCCCAGATGACGAGGCAGATGATGATGAGGCGCAGGTTGGCTTGCCAGTAGCTTTTGCCGGCCTCGGCCTGCGCGGCCGAATTCGTGGTATGGTCCGCCATGTCGCGGGTCCTCCTTCCCAGTTATCCGCCCCGCCGGGAGTTGACCCGCGAGGCGCCCCTCTCTTGATGCGCGTGTCTGCGCGTCCCCGCGGCCTGCCGGGCCACGGGGTTTGCCCCGGCGGTCAGGCCGTGGCTGTCTTCACGATCGCGGTCATCTTGCGCGCGATGTCGTCGATTTCGCCCATGGCATTGATGCCGATCAGCGCGCCCTGAGCCTTGTAATAGGCGATGAGCGGCGCGGTCTGGGCGTGGTAGGCCTCCAGTCGGCTGGCCACCGTCTCGGCATTGTCGTCGGCGCGGCGCTTGAACTCCGTCCCGCCGCACTTGTCGCAGGTGCCCATGGCCTGCGGTTGCTTGAAGCTGTCGTGGTAGCCCTCGCCGCAACCGCCGCAGGTGAAGCGGCCCGAGATGCGGGTCACCATCGCGGCGTCTTCGACTTCGAGGCTGATGGCCGCGTCGATCTTCTGACCGGTCTCCTGCAACAGCGTGTCCAGCGCCTCCGCCTGGACGGCAGTGCGCGGGAAGCCGTCGAGAATGACGCCCTGCGCGCAGTCGGATTGGGCCATGCGGTCGCGCAGGATCGCGATGACGATTTCGTCGGAGACAAGCTCGCCCGCTTCCATCACCGCCTTGGCGCGCCGGCCGGCGTCCGTGCCGGCGGCGACCGCCGCGCGCAGCAGGTCACCGGTGCTGAGCTGGACGAAGCCGAACCGCTCTTCGAGCATCCGGGCCTGCGTGCCCTTGCCGGCCCCCGGGGGGCCGAGCAGGATCAGAACGGGGGAGGTGTTGGGGGTCTGTGCGCCGTCCATCGGTCAGGCCCCCCTGTTCATTCTGTTTTCGATGAGGTCGTCGACGACGGCTGGTTCTGCGAGGGTTGAAGTGTCGCCGAGGGCGCCGTAGTCGTTTTCGGCGATCTTGCGCAGGATGCGGCGCATGATCTTGCCGGAGCGGGTTTTCGGCAGTCCTGGGGCCCACTGGATGAGGTCGGGCGAGGCGATGGGGCCGATCTCCTGGCGGACCCAGGTGCGCAGCTCCTTGCGCAGCTCTTCGGTGGGCTCGACGCCGTTCATCAGGGTCACGTAGCAGTAGATGCCCTGGCCCTTGATCTCGTGCGGGTAGCCGACGACCGCGGCCTCGGCGACCTTCTCATGCGCGACGAGGGCCGATTCGACCTCTGCCGTGCCCATGCGGTGGCCCGAGACGTTGATCACGTCGTCGACCCGGCCGGTGATCCAGTAGTCGCCGTCGGCGTCCCGGCGGCAGCCGTCGCCGGAGAAGTAGTAGCCCTTGTAGTCCGAGAAGTAGGTCTTCTCGAACCGTTCGTGGTCGCCCCAGACGGTGCGCATCTGGCCGGGCCAGCTGTCCTTGATGGCCAGCACGCCCTCTGTCGGGACGGCGTCGATCTCTGCCCCGGACTGCGGGTCGAGCACG is a genomic window containing:
- a CDS encoding DUF4212 domain-containing protein, whose translation is MADHTTNSAAQAEAGKSYWQANLRLIIICLVIWALCSFGFGILLRPMLSGIAVGGTDLGFWFAQQGSILVFLALIFFYAWRMNKLDKEFGVDEE
- a CDS encoding adenylate kinase; amino-acid sequence: MDGAQTPNTSPVLILLGPPGAGKGTQARMLEERFGFVQLSTGDLLRAAVAAGTDAGRRAKAVMEAGELVSDEIVIAILRDRMAQSDCAQGVILDGFPRTAVQAEALDTLLQETGQKIDAAISLEVEDAAMVTRISGRFTCGGCGEGYHDSFKQPQAMGTCDKCGGTEFKRRADDNAETVASRLEAYHAQTAPLIAYYKAQGALIGINAMGEIDDIARKMTAIVKTATA